The Trinickia acidisoli genome includes a window with the following:
- a CDS encoding HHHH-motif protein, whose translation MKTFLKAIVLAAVATAALVPAIAEAHSHRVCHFDHHHHRVCHWVK comes from the coding sequence ATGAAGACCTTCTTGAAAGCGATCGTCCTGGCCGCCGTTGCAACGGCAGCCCTGGTTCCGGCCATTGCCGAGGCGCATTCCCACCGCGTCTGTCATTTTGATCACCATCACCATCGCGTGTGCCACTGGGTGAAGTGA
- a CDS encoding DHA2 family efflux MFS transporter permease subunit, translating to MLTVSIMLATLMQTLDSTIANVALPHMQGSLAASQDEITWVLTSYIVAAAIATPLTGWVSDRLTVKRLLTFSIVGFTVASALCGLSETVAQIVVARLLQGIFGAALVPLSQSILLDVNPREKQGQAMAIWGMGVMVGPIIGPTLGGWLTESYSWRWVFFINLPIGALALAGVAAFLPAKAPKHGVTFDTFGFATLALAIGALQAMLDRGEQLDWFGSKEIIVEALLASISFAFFLVHTATAGKVSFFKRELLRDPNFAVGTFFIFVVGAVLYATRALIPPMLQNLMGYPVAMAGLVTAPSGAGTMVAMLLAGKLLRRVDARLILLAGLGISAFALWQMMRYTIVLSPSDIVWPGVIQGFGLGLVFVPLSTLTFSTLTAELRADGTATYSLMRNIGSSIGISIVQTLLTRYTQVSHADLATHVTPFDPAIEHLLASGSSLRIAILDQTITQQSAMIAYVDDFKLMFVATLLAIPLLALIRAPRVQPEDGVASHAAID from the coding sequence ATGCTGACCGTCTCGATCATGCTCGCAACGTTGATGCAAACGCTCGACAGCACGATCGCGAACGTTGCGCTGCCTCATATGCAGGGCAGCTTGGCGGCGTCTCAGGACGAAATCACGTGGGTGTTGACCTCGTACATCGTCGCCGCGGCGATCGCCACGCCGCTCACGGGCTGGGTGTCGGATCGATTGACCGTGAAGCGGCTTCTGACGTTTTCGATCGTGGGCTTCACGGTGGCGTCGGCGCTGTGCGGCTTGTCGGAGACGGTCGCGCAGATCGTCGTCGCGCGGCTGCTGCAGGGCATCTTCGGCGCCGCGCTGGTGCCGCTGTCGCAGTCGATTCTGCTCGACGTCAATCCCCGAGAGAAGCAAGGCCAGGCGATGGCGATCTGGGGCATGGGCGTGATGGTCGGGCCGATCATCGGGCCGACGCTCGGCGGTTGGCTCACCGAGAGCTATTCGTGGCGCTGGGTGTTCTTCATCAATTTGCCGATCGGCGCGCTGGCACTGGCCGGCGTCGCAGCCTTTCTGCCCGCGAAGGCGCCCAAGCACGGCGTGACGTTCGACACCTTCGGCTTCGCCACGCTCGCCCTCGCCATCGGCGCCTTGCAGGCGATGCTCGATCGCGGCGAGCAACTCGACTGGTTCGGTTCGAAAGAAATCATCGTCGAGGCGTTGCTCGCGTCGATCAGCTTCGCGTTCTTCCTCGTGCACACGGCAACGGCCGGCAAGGTGTCTTTCTTCAAGCGCGAGCTACTGCGCGACCCCAACTTCGCGGTCGGCACGTTCTTCATCTTCGTGGTGGGCGCCGTGCTGTATGCCACGCGGGCGTTGATTCCGCCCATGCTGCAGAACCTGATGGGCTACCCCGTCGCAATGGCCGGCCTCGTCACGGCACCGAGCGGCGCGGGAACGATGGTCGCGATGCTGCTGGCGGGAAAATTACTGCGGCGGGTCGATGCGCGGCTGATTCTGCTGGCCGGACTCGGCATCTCCGCATTCGCGCTATGGCAGATGATGCGGTACACGATCGTGCTGTCGCCTTCCGACATCGTGTGGCCGGGCGTTATTCAGGGCTTCGGGCTCGGCCTCGTATTCGTACCGCTCAGCACGCTCACGTTCTCGACGCTGACGGCCGAGTTGCGCGCCGACGGCACGGCAACCTACAGCTTGATGCGCAACATCGGCAGCAGTATCGGTATTTCGATCGTGCAAACGTTGTTGACGCGCTACACGCAGGTGTCGCACGCCGACCTCGCGACGCATGTCACGCCGTTCGATCCTGCTATTGAGCACCTGCTCGCTTCGGGGTCGAGTCTTCGCATCGCGATCCTCGATCAAACGATCACGCAACAGTCCGCCATGATCGCTTACGTGGACGACTTCAAGCTGATGTTCGTCGCCACGCTGCTCGCCATCCCGCTGCTCGCGCTGATTCGCGCGCCTCGCGTGCAGCCGGAGGACGGCGTGGCTTCGCACGCGGCGATCGATTGA
- a CDS encoding MarR family winged helix-turn-helix transcriptional regulator, translating to MDKSYESRLGFLITDAGRLCGRLYDKRAKRLGLTRAQSHVLAYLTWQGEMNQARLAEFLEITPISLTRLLDRMEGYGWVERVASGDDRRAFVIRLTRKARSMFPRVLKVGDEVAEEGLRGLSLAERETLIRLLQRVRGNFVESIGEGIE from the coding sequence ATGGACAAGAGCTACGAGAGCCGGCTGGGCTTTTTGATCACCGATGCGGGGCGGCTGTGCGGTCGTCTCTACGACAAACGCGCGAAGCGGCTGGGACTGACGCGCGCGCAAAGCCACGTGCTGGCGTATTTGACGTGGCAGGGCGAGATGAACCAGGCACGCCTGGCCGAGTTCTTGGAGATCACGCCGATCTCGCTGACGCGCTTGCTCGATCGGATGGAAGGCTACGGATGGGTCGAGCGGGTGGCGAGCGGCGACGATCGTCGCGCATTCGTGATTCGATTGACCCGCAAGGCGCGCAGCATGTTCCCGCGCGTGCTGAAAGTCGGAGACGAGGTGGCGGAGGAGGGCCTGCGCGGATTGTCGCTGGCCGAGCGCGAGACGCTGATCCGTCTGCTGCAGCGCGTACGTGGCAACTTCGTCGAAAGCATCGGCGAAGGCATCGAGTAG
- a CDS encoding acetate uptake transporter: MKSQFSNPAPLGLAGFAFTTWMLSMVNAGWYGPEALGLVLALAFAFGGTAQMIAGVLEYPRGNTLAMVAFLSYGAFWWSFALFAAFLGSKVPESFVGWYLLVWGVFTFYMWIASLHTSTSVQLVFLALWITYLILAIGAWTGSSLATQIGGYTGLVTAILAFYASAAMVINESLGHTVLPTHDWAQAHPRAA; this comes from the coding sequence ATGAAGAGTCAATTCTCGAACCCGGCACCGCTTGGCCTCGCCGGTTTTGCATTCACTACCTGGATGCTGAGCATGGTGAACGCGGGCTGGTACGGCCCGGAGGCTTTGGGGCTCGTGCTGGCCCTGGCGTTCGCGTTCGGCGGCACGGCGCAGATGATCGCCGGTGTGCTCGAATATCCGCGCGGCAATACGCTAGCGATGGTGGCGTTCCTCAGTTACGGCGCCTTCTGGTGGTCCTTTGCGCTGTTCGCGGCATTTCTGGGCTCGAAAGTCCCTGAATCGTTCGTCGGCTGGTATCTGCTGGTATGGGGCGTGTTCACTTTCTACATGTGGATCGCCTCGCTGCATACGAGCACGTCGGTGCAACTGGTTTTCCTGGCGCTCTGGATCACTTACCTGATCCTGGCCATCGGTGCATGGACGGGCTCGAGCCTGGCCACGCAAATCGGCGGCTATACGGGCTTGGTGACCGCGATTCTGGCGTTCTATGCTTCGGCGGCCATGGTCATCAACGAAAGCCTCGGACATACCGTGCTTCCGACCCACGACTGGGCGCAAGCCCATCCTCGGGCGGCGTAG